From the Oceanobacillus kimchii X50 genome, the window GGGATATGACCCAGGAGTTAATTTTCGTTTTGTACACTATCCTGCTACGTCGTCAACGATTGTAGTGTGTTCGAATAAATCAGAAGGTGCCTATGAAATTTTAAAGAAGATAGAAGATGTATTGGTATAAGTAAAGAGAAAAGGCTGGGCTAGATTGCCCAGCCCTTTTAAAATCAAGAATTTTTTGGGCAGGAGGAAAGGCTGCTTGAGACCAACTTACGTAAACTGGGGAGATTCTAAAATAAAGTTAACATGAGTGCCGAGTAGGGTGCTACCATCACTTCATCTAATTACAAGTGTACATGGATTATGTTTTCAAGATGGAAAGTTATTAATGATTGATTTGAAACAGCGTGGCTATATCATCATAATTGGAATGCTATTTACGAAGATATATTAAAAGTTGCATTATCACTAGAATAAGAGGCAATAGAAATGAGAGATAATGATATACGGTTACGACCTTTTCGAATGGTTAATCTAACATAGAAGTTGACTGCATCCAGCAAATACACATAAGAGAGCAACGGTTCATACAGTGTATCCTTGAAGCAGGTTTTGTTTAGTAGTTTCTTTGCTTTTTATAATTTTACTTCATGTATAAGTTAAATAGAGGATAAAAAGAAAACATATCAAAACAATATTATTCAACTGCACCCCTCCTTATCGGAATTGAAAGACGGATTTAATAATAGATTATATAATTTCTCATGAGAATACGGGAAAGGAGAAAAATATTTGCAAATAAGAAACATCCAAAGTTCAGATTATTATACTATATCCCCATTAGTAAATGAGTGGTGGGGAGGTAGGGAAATGTCAGATATGTTACCTAAATTATTTTTTAATCATTTTAATGATACAAGCTTTATAGTGGAAGACGATGAAGAAGCAGTAGTAGGGTTTTTAATTGGATTCTTATCACAAAGTAAGAAAAATACGGCATATATTCATTTTGTTGGTGTACATCCCGATTATCGTAACCAGCAGGTAGCGAAAAAATTATATAATACTTTTTTTAAGGTGATTCAACAGAAAGGAAGAAACATTGTCCGCTCGGTAACATCTCCGGTCAATAAAGGGTCTATAGCTTTTCATAAACAGATGGGATTTAATATTGAAGAAGGGGATAAAGAAGTAGAGGGAATTGAAGTTGCTTCTAATTATGATGGACACGGACAAGACAGGGTCTTATTTATGAAAAGAGTTTAGGAATCAACAAATAAGTAAATATGATTAGAAAAGGAAAGGAGCGGTGATTTTACATGCCAACAGAGCAAGAAATGAAAGCAAACCTGCAATATTATTTAGATGGATTTAATGAAGGGGATTCAGAAAAAGTAATTTCGTTATTTGCAGAAGATGCACGTGTAGAAGATCCTGTTGGGAGTGATCCTTTAAAAGGAATAGCATCCATTGCATCATTCTTTCAACAATCTGTTCCGTCGGTTAAAAGATTGGAATTAGCTGCACCGATACGTGGATCACATAGTAATTCAGCGGCGATGGCATTTAACATTTACGTTGAAATAGAAGGTAAAGAATCGGTTATTCGCTGTATTGATGTGATGACATTTAATGATGACGGATTTATTATTGATATGAAAGCATACTGGGGACCAGAGGATATACAGTCAAGCTTAAATTTTTAATTGTATGAGAAAATAATCTATGTTAGCCTTTAAATATAATGAACGTTCTATCTAAGGAGAGTAAGCATGAAGAAATCAAAGAAAAGAGAAGATTTATTGGATGCAGCGGAAGCTCTTTTTTACAAACAAGGATTTCATACGATTGGCATTAAGCAAATTTTAAACGAAGCTAATGTGGCGACAATGACAATGTATAATCATTTCGATTCGAAAGAAGAATTAATTACAGAAGTATTGAAGCGTAGAGAGAAAATTTATTTTGATTTGTTAAAGTCTCATACATCAGGGCAAACAGATGTAGAAGCCTATATAGAATCATTAATTGATTTTCATGTTGACTGGCTTGTAAAGGATGGTTTTAATGGTTGTTTATTTTTACGAGCAAAACAAGAGTACGAAGGAATTAATGAAGATATTACTTCATTAAGTGTTGAGTATAAGCAGAAATTAATTGATAAAATTAGTCAAGACCTGGCTAGTTTAAATATGGAAGATAACTATTCTGCCAGCATGCAAATCACACTTATCTTAGAAGGTGCGACTTCCATGTTTCAAATTTTAGGTACGGAAGTGACCAGAAGAGAAACAAAAAAGGTTGTATCGAAGTTGATTGGAAAATAGATGTTGATCTATTTTCTTTATTTTAAAACTTTAATATAATGAACGTTCTATCTAAAAAGGAGGATGCACAATGAAATCAAGGACATTAATAATGGCTGGATTGCCGATGATAGCAGTAACGTATGGTTTATCAAGATTCAGTTTTGGTTTGATGCTTCCTTATATTCGTGAATCATTATCAATTAGTCAAAGTGTCTCGGGGGTTATTTCATCACTATCGTACTTTGCTTATTGTATTGCCATTATCATGGCGATGATTTTTGCAATTAAGATTGGTTCCAAAAATATCATTATGATAGCTGGTCTTTTTTCTATCACCGGATTAGGGTTGATCGCTGGTTCGACTAATTCTTTGTTATTGGGTATGGGAGTATTTATCGCTGGTTTAAGCACTGGATTAGCTTCGCCGCCTTATGCAGATATTGTTAGTACTAAAATCAATCCAGATAAAAAAGATCAAACAAACTCCTGGATAAATTCAGGTACAAGTATTGGAACTGCGTTTACAGGTATGATCGCACTCACAATGACGAATGATTGGAGACAGGTTTACATTATTTTCGCAATCGTAGCTTTCGTAGTTCTACTACTTAATTATTTTAGTCTTCCACGTAAAAATATTTCTAAAAAAGAGGCATCACCATTATCATTTTTTCCTTACAAAAAGGAGTGGAAAAATGCTATTGGATTAATCAGTGCTTCTATTCTTTTAGGTATCTCTAGTGCCGCATATTGGACTTTTTCACGTGATTATATTATTGGGATTGAACAATTACCAACGTTATTAGGCGATTTATTCTGGGTTCTTATTGGACTATCTGGACTCGCTGGTGGTATGGCTGGTTACTTTGTTTCCAAAATTGGATTAACCAAAGCGTATGTTATAACAATTGTTTTGTTATCCACCGCTTCTTTATTATTAGGGTTATTTCCAACAAATACTCTGAGCGGGATTATTTCTCCCATCCTATTTGGCAGTTCTTATATATTTGTAACAGGATTACTGATAGTATGGGGAACAAATACTTTTATTACTAACGCATCGATTGGTTTAGGTGTGCCATTTTTATTATTAGCTTTAGGGCAAGTGATTGGTTCGATTATTGCAGGAACAATAAGTGAAGCGATAGGTTATCCATTCTTGTTTATTTTTTCTGCTCTAATAGGCTATTTAACAATCTTTATTTGGCCGAAAGAAAAGAATGAGCAAGAAGCTGAACCATTACGTGGCTTACAGTGATTATCCAAGCACTGGCTGGTTAATGATGTGATGACATTCAATAATGTAACATATAGGATTGTCATATGGAGGAACGGAGGATATACACGTTTTGTGAAAGCCATTTTCTAATAGCCATAAAGAGGTGAGTATTTAATGAATAAAGAAGTTGTTGGCAAATGTAAGATATGTGGAGGCAACGTTTATTGTTCTGGTGGTTTTTTAGAAGGAGTTTTACAAGACAATAACACACTTTTATGTTTGTCCTGCTCAGGAAGGGATAAAAAGGATTGACACTCTGACTGTCAATCCTTTTTTATCTTTACTTCGCAATAGGTTCGAGAGGGCCAAATAATTCCATGTGAATATCTTTATCGGAGACATCCATAATTTGTAGGTCATGGTTTATTGCACTCATGAAAGGCTTAGGTCCGCACAAATAAAAGGCAGCATTTTTTGTAGGTATCACTTCTTCTAACCAGTCACAATCGATATACCCTTGTTTATCTCCATCTGTACCATTCTTGGGGTTACTAAATACAACATATTGCTTCACTTGTTCATAAGAATTTGCTATTTCAGATACTCTTTCTCTCATGGCTTGATGATCGATAGATTTGGCAGCGTGAATGAATATAACATTTCTATTTGGCTGAAGTTCTACAACGGATTCTAACATGCTCATGATTGGAGTTAAACCAACGCCACCACTAATTAAAACTAGTGGACGGTGATCACGTTCATCTAAAACAAAATCACCTGCAGGTGCACTAATTGGCAAAACAGATCCCTCCTCCACAGAATCATGTAGATAATTAGATACAATCCCAAACGGATGACTTGAAGCTTCTCGTTTTACACTAATACGATAAAAATTATTATCTGGTGCAGTTGATAAACTATATTGTCGTAGATGATCATATAATTCATTTTCTACCTGAGCTTTTATCGTAATATATTGACCAGGTTTGAAGGTAGAGATTGGTAAATTATCAACAGGTTTTAAATAAAAGGAAGTAATGTCTTTACTTTCTTTCACTTTTTTTATAATCATAAAATCACGAAAACCGGTCCACCCACCAATCTTGTTCTCCTTTTCGTTGTACATCTCTTTCTCTACTGAAATAAAGATGTCGGCGATAACAAAATAAGCTTTTTCCCATGCTTCTATAATTTCGTCGGTAGCTGCATCCCCTAATACTTCTTTAATCGCTATCAGCAAGTATTTACCAACAATCGGATATTGTTCTGGTTTAATATTTAAACTTGTATGTTTATGTGCAATTTGTTTTACATGTGGTAATATTTCTTCCAATTTCTCAATGTTAGCTGCAGCAGCATATACCGTATTTGCTAGTGCTTTAGATTGGGCTCCTTTCCGTTGATTTGTTTGATTAAAGACATTTCTTAGTTCTGGATTGTTTTCTAAAAGTAGCTTATAAAAATGTTTTGTTATGGTTTCTCCATGTTCTTTTAATACTGGTACGGTGGTTTTAATAATTTCTGTCGTTCTTTTGTCTAAAGGTACGGTTGTATTTAACATGAAATCACTCCTAAATAAAAGATGTATTTTCTATACATCTTTTATTTTATATGTTTAAATTGCTATTACAATAAGTCTAATAAACCTTGTGTTACAATAATGTGAAAGATCTATTCGAGTAGGTGTGTAAGATGAATTTAAAAAAATATACCGACTATGCATTGCGAGTATTGATTTTTACTGGTTTAAAATCGGATCAAGAGCTTGCGAATATTAAGGAAATAGCTGAAGTATATCAGATATCACAAGAGCACCTGAGGAAAGTTGTACATGAGTTAACGAAAAAAGAATTAGTTGTCACGATTCGTGGGAGAAATGGTGGGATTAAGCTAGCAAAACCCGCTTCAGAGATAAATATAGGACATTTAATTCGACAGTTAGAGAATGATTTTGTTTTATTGGAGTGCTTTGATAAAGGGACAAACCATTGTGTTATTTCTCCTGGATGTACACTCAAACATGTGATTAATAAAGCATTGGTAGCTTTCTTTAAGGTGTTAGAAGAATATACACTTGAGGATTTAATTAAGAATGAAGAAGAATTACTAGCACTAATGGGAATAGAAAAGAATGATTGATGGAGGAGGGGAATAATATGCCGATTGTCTTACAAAGAATTTATGAACATTCTCAATTAGACGGTTATAGAGTTTTAGTTGATCGAGTGTGGCCTAGAGGAATATCAAAAGTAACCGCTAATTTAGATGACTGGGCGAAAGATATTACCCCTAGTCCAACTCTAAGAAAATGGTTCAATCATGAACCGGAAAAATTTGATCAATTTAAAAAGGAATATAAAAAAGAACTACTTGAAAATCAATCAAAGATAAATAAATTATTAAATTTAAAAGAAATACAGGAAAATCAAAATCTAATTTTGCTTTATGCAGCGAAAGATAAAAAGCATAATCATGTTCTGGTTTTAAAAGAGGTTTTGGAAAATTATCAGCTTTAAATGAAAACTTCTCAGCCAATACACGATAGAACCAGTCAAAATAAATATAAAGTTTCTCATAGTTTTTTAAAGAAGTTGAAATATTTTATGAAAAACGCATACATTAATCAATAAAATTGAAAAATTTTTCGTTACACATATCTTTTTTCTATCATTAATCGTTTATATTGATGAGAAGCGTAAAAGGAGTGATGAATATGTGCGCTAGGCCTAGCACAAGTTTTCGTGAAGAAAAACAAGATTTTTTAAAGATGTATCAGCAACTTTCATATTATTGTTTTTTCTTATCTCAAAATAAATGGGATGGAGAAGAACTACTCCAGGATACGATAGTTAATGCGTTAGCAAAATATAACGATTCACATTTGTGGAATATAGGTTTGCTTAAAAAAATTGCTCATAATAACTGGATAGATAAAATGCGTAGACAACGAACTGCTCCCATACCACAGTTTGAGCATGAACAGATTCATGAAGAAAAACATGGAGAAGCTGAAGCATTAGTAAGGATGTTACTTACTAAATTGACTGAAAAACAACTGTCTGTTTTCTTATTAAAAGAAGTATTTAACTTTAAGAACTTGGAAATAGCGGATATCTGTGGGGCTTCAGAAGTTGCAATAAAAGCTTTATTATATCGATGTAGAAAACATATAAGTGAATTTGATATGACTGATGTTTTCTGTGAAGATTCAATTAAGGAAAAACATGCCAAAGATTTTATCACATTGGTGGTAGGGGTTATTAAAGCAGATGATCCTTATCTTTTAATAAAATGGATTCCAACACTGTTTAAAGAAAATCATCAAGTTAAGATGCTTTCTGTAAAATCATCTACTTCTCCTTGTTGCGCTCTCTCAATGGCAGCTTAATAAAAGCTGATATAAGGAGGAAAACGATGAATACAGTACCTTATGTGATTGAACAATCGAATCGTGGGGAGAGATCCTACGATATTTTTTCCAGACTGTTAAAAGATCGAATTATAATGGTAAGTGATGAAATAAATGATCAGATGGCAAATAGTATTGTAGCTCAGCTATTGTTTTTAGCAGCAGAAGATGCAGACAAAGATATCTCTCTTTATATAAATAGTCCTGGCGGTTCGACTTCTGCTGGCTTTGCGATTTTTGATACGATGCAATATATAAAACCAGATGTTCGAACTATTTGTACGGGAATGGCGGCGTCGTTTGGAGCTATGTTGTTATTGGCTGGAGCCAAGGGAAAACGTTTTGCACTCCCCAATAGTGAGATCATGCTCCATCAACCGCTTGGAGGTGCGCGTGGCCAGGCAACAGAAATTGATATTTCTGCGAAGCGGATAATTAAATTAAGAGAAAAAATCAATCAAATAATTGCTGAACGCACGGGGCAATCCGTGGAGAAGGTAAGAAAAGATACCGATCGTGATTACTTTTTGACTGCAAAGGAAGCAAAAGAATATGGATTGATTGACGAGATTATATAAATAGAACGTAAAGGGGTTGAGTTATATCTAGACGCTTTGATAAAAAAACGTATGATAGCTACAACTAGCGCAAGAAATATACGGAGACTCCTTGAAAATCAAAAATCGATTTTCTGTGTGCGATGCAATGCTGTCGATGTCTTCCTTGTCCTGTGGGAGTGAGGCATAGGTGAGACCCTGGAATGCGGTGTATCCGGAGGCTCACCAGCCGCCCACGGAAAGCGGAGTATATCTCTGAAGCGGGTTTTCAAAACTTATTCATTTGTATATATTTTTTGTCATAAAAAGTCCAAAGAACGAACTTTATGAAAAAGGAGGTTACATAGTAATTAGTTATTCTTTTTCATCGATCTATCAGCTAACTGTATAATTGTCATATCATCCATCGGAGGATTGTGTAATCCCGCTCGAACGTCACGATAGTAGCGTTGTAAATTGTTTTTCTCAGATAAGCTTTTTGCTCCAACAATTCGCATGGCTAGATCAACGGCTTGCGCAGCCTTATTAGTAACCGATAGTTTTGCTGCACCAAGTTCAGGTCCCATCGCAACACGAATATTTTCATCGCCATTATCCCATTGTTGTGCAATGGAATGAAGGAAATGCTTAGATTCCATTAATAACAATTCAAGGTCACCCATCTTTTGTTTTACATTAGGTAAATCAGAAATAGTTCCTTCAATACTATTTGGTGAATAATTCATTGCGAATTGTATAGCTTCTTTTTGTGCTGCTTGAGCAATTCCTAGATAACAAGCGGGTATGTGAAGTAACCAACCAGCTGGTTTTCTTTTCTTACTTGATAGCATCTCAACTAAATCTTTCTCATCTAGGTGAACATTCTTTAATACCAGATCATGACTCCCACTGCCACGCATCGCAATAGAATCCCACGTCTCTTCTACTTTCACGCCCTGTTTATCCCGTTTGATTAAGAAATTGCCGACTTCTCCTGTCTCATCAATGGTTGCACTTACAACAAAGTAAGTAAGAATTGGAGATAGTGTTGTGAATGTTTTTCTGCCATTAATTATCCACTTATTACCTTGTTTAATCGCGTGCGTTTCTGGTTTTCCGCCCCGTGTAGGGCTTCCAGTAGCTGGTTCTGTCGCTGCATTGTTGAGTAGAGCTCCGTTCTGAATAACATCATTTGCTACAGCGGAATACATTTCTTCTTTCCATATTTTATTTTCGCCAAGATATTTCATAATCCCCATATGCCACCCTATTGATAAAGCGGTGGAACCATCTGCATTTGAAATGATTTCTTGATATGTCAGTAATTCATCTAAAGATATCCCGGCCCCTCCGTATTCTTTTGGTATTGTCAAACTAGGATAACCAATCGATTGTAAATCCTTAAAGTTTTCAAATGGAAAAGATACGTCTTTATCATGTTTTTGTGCTCGTTCATTAAATGATGCAACGGTATTTTTTAATAATTGTATGCGTTTATCTGTTGTATTTAGATCGAGTAAATTATTCATTACTTAAAACCTCCTTAAATACTTAGTAAGTCAATAGGTATTATCTTTATTATTTCATTGTTAAAAATAAAATTCAATTAACGGGTACTTGAAAAGAACATAAGAAATATCAGCCCCTAGGTGGATAACATATTGATAATTACTTCATATAATGAACATAAGTTCAATTCATTATAAAGAGGAGGAATATAATTGGTAAGGTCGAAAGAGCAAAATGAACGAATGTCGCATGTTACCAGAGAGAAGATTATAGAAGCAGCATTAAGCCTATTTGCATATAAAGGCTATGCATTAACAACAATCAAAGATGTTTCGAAAACGGCTGGCATAAGTACAGGTCTAATTTATAGGCATTTTCATTCAAAAGAAGAACTATTCGACACACTGATTGAAATGGCCATAATAGAAATAAAAGAACTGATAAACTTTTTAGATACAGATATTAACCCTAAGGATATGATAAATAGCTTGGTAGAGAAGATAATCGCTGGAATTGAGTCAAGTGAACTTATCGCCCATTATTATTTGCTGGTATCTCGTTCATTTATTGATAATGATGTCACTAAGCAACAGGAAAACTTGAAAACAATAAATTTAATATTGTTTCAAAAAATGTCTAATCTAATAGAAAAAGGACAACAACTAGGGGAGCTGAAAGAAGGAAATGCTGATAAACTTTCATTGCTTTTCTTCTCATTAACACAAGGAATAGCTAGTATGAAGTTGTTTTTGGAAGATAAGTTTATCGCACTAGAAAGTCAAGATTTAACAGTATTTCTTATTAACGAAGAGAAAGGAGAAGAATATGTATAAATCTAACGTTGAGGTAAGACTAATGAAGGAATTAAATACTGATGTGAGAAGGGAAGTGGCACAGGTATTTGTAGATGGTTATGATAAGGAGTTATCTTTTCTTTCGAAGGACGAGGAAAAGTTAGTCAGTGCTTTTCAACAAATGATTTGTCCAGAAGTATTTTATATTGGAATTTTAGATAATGAAATTGTAGGAATTCTAGCCTGTTCAAATAATAAACAACGAGCAATAACAATAAAGCAAGAAGTACTCAAAGAACATTTTGGATCCTGGAAAGGTCGTATAGCATACCGCTTTATGAAAGATGAATTTAATAGTAAGCTTCTTTTTGGAAATGAAGCTGGCTATATTGAATGTGTTGCAACTAAGGAAAAATCAAGGGGAAAAGGTGTATCTACGGCTTTATTTAACGATATGTTAGTGCACGCTCCACATCAACACTATATGTTAGAAGTAGTAGATACCAATGTAGCAGCTCGCAAAATGTATTCTAAGTTAGGATTTATAGAAACAAAGCGGAAGAAAGAACGGTTTTCTTCTTTAAAAGGTTTTAAGGAGAGAATCTATATGGAGAGATATTCATAGTTTAATTGTTTATTAGTATATAATAGTATACAGAGAGGAGAGAACTTTATGAAAAATCATTCATTATGGAATAATGTAGACGAGTACTTTGAGGAAAAGCTTTTACCTGAAGACAAAATATTAAATCAAATATTAGAGAATAATCAAGCAGCAGGATTACCACAAATTGATGTGGCACCTTTACAAGGGAAGTTATTATACCTATTAACAAAAATGAAGTCCGCGAGACAAGTGTTAGAGATTGGAACATTGGGTGGTTACAGTTCAATATGGTTTGCCAAAGGAGTAACTCAGAATGGTAAAGTAGTAACTTTAGAAGCAAATCAAACCCATGCGGAAATAGCAAGGAAAAATATAGAGAACGCAGGATTCAAACAAACGGTACAAGTGCTTGTTGGAAATGCAATTGATACTCTTCCAACCTTAGAAAATGCAGGCGAGTCTTTTGATGTTATTTTTATTGATGCCGATAAACAAAATAATCCCAAGTATTTAGAATGGGCTTTACGGTTAGCGAATGAAGGGGCGCTCCTTATTGCAGATAATGTTGTGCGAAATGGAGAAGTAATTGATCAAAAAAGTGAAGATGAACGTATCCAAGGGCTAAGAGAATTTATGAATATGCTTGAAAACGAAGAACGTATTGAATCTACTGCTATTCAAACAGTTGGTTCCAAAGGTTATGACGGTTTCGTGATTGGGATAGTGAAGTAAGCTGGCCCTTCAAAATTTCGAGAAGGAAATCTACTATCAAGTAGAGAAAATTAACTAAGAAAACGGAAACTTGGTGGTGATCATATTACTTTTCTTAAAGGTGTTGAAATTAGTTTGAAAGGATCAACTGGAGCACCAGTTGTCATTTTAACTGGCATGGGTTGTTCTTTTTACGAATGGCACAGTGTTAGTGAATCGCTTTGTAAAACAAATAGGGTGCTAATGTATCATAGACCAGGACTAGGAAGAAGTCAGTTGCAGGATGATAATCGAAATACTAGAAAAGCAGTTCAAGAATTATTTAATCTTATAGAATGCTTGGATTTTAAAGAACCAATAATCCTTGTTGGCCATTCATATGGAGGTTTGTGTGCCCAACATTTTCTAAAAAAGTATCCATATTTAGTAGGTGGATTAATACTAGTAGATTCTACATCTGTTGACTTACATGAGTTAGATGAGCTTGATCTACCTCTTTTGAATAAGGATTCTACAGATGAAATTTGGATACAAAAATGTATGGAATATTCTACTATGAGTGAGGATGAAATATTTCATGAGTTACAACCAAGTTTAACTGAAAAAGAAAAACAATTACCAACTGAAATTCAACGAAACATTTTAACATTTTCTCTAAATCCACTTCTATATAAAGCCATGGCATCCGAAATAAGAAATTGGAAATATGATGCGGAGCACATAAAACACTTGCATAATCCAAAAAACACACCGTTGATTGTTATAGGACGGGACAAACAATTCAATATCCAGACTGGTATAAATGACGGGTCCCCAAAGTCAGAACTGGAGTTGTTTGAAAATACCTGGCATCAACTAATTATTGATCAGCTTTCGTTAAGTTGTCACAGCGAACTAATCATCGCAGAAAACGCGAGTCACAATGTCCATTTGGATAGACCAGATGTTATCGAAAAAGCAGTAGGCAAGGTCGTTTCTCAATTGTATTAAAGGAGTTAATGAACTGATGAAAGGGTTGCTGAAAATTGGAATTTCGATTGAATAAAGAAGTTTTTTATAAAGCACTATCTATAGTGAATAAAGCTGTTTCCTCAAATACCACAATAACCGTATTAACAGGAATAAAATTAGAAGTAACAAATGAAAAGATAATAGTTACTGGAGCTAATTCAGATATGTTTTTAACGAACACCATTCCAATAACTACAGGAAATAAGCATCAACACGTAGTTGATATTATTAATACAGGAACGGTTGTATTACCTGCGAAAATAGTAGTTGCTATTTTAAAAAAATGTGAAAATGAAGTGCATATGAAATTACAAGGTAATCAAGTTTCAATTATGTCCGGGTCGATTCAAACAACTATTAATGGACTGATAGCAGATGAATTTCCACAATTACCTCAACGGGGTAGCGTTGAACCAATAACAATCTCTTCTAATGAGTTAAAAAAAGCTATACTGCAAACTGCTTTTGCTGTTTCTATTAATGAGACAAAGCCAGTATTAACTGGGATAAACATATTGCTCGAAAATAAAAAGCTAAAGTTAATAGCAACGAATTCTTATCGACTAGCAACAAAAGAGATAGACATCGAATCTAGTAATCATCAAGAATCCTTTATTGTTCCTACAGTAGGGATAACCTATTTTGTAAATACGCTTCCTTCTGATTCCGCACACAATACATCTATATACGTATATAATAATCATGCTATATTCAAATATAAAAATGTATCACTTTATACAAAATTAATTAA encodes:
- a CDS encoding GNAT family N-acetyltransferase, whose translation is MQIRNIQSSDYYTISPLVNEWWGGREMSDMLPKLFFNHFNDTSFIVEDDEEAVVGFLIGFLSQSKKNTAYIHFVGVHPDYRNQQVAKKLYNTFFKVIQQKGRNIVRSVTSPVNKGSIAFHKQMGFNIEEGDKEVEGIEVASNYDGHGQDRVLFMKRV
- a CDS encoding steroid Delta-isomerase — protein: MPTEQEMKANLQYYLDGFNEGDSEKVISLFAEDARVEDPVGSDPLKGIASIASFFQQSVPSVKRLELAAPIRGSHSNSAAMAFNIYVEIEGKESVIRCIDVMTFNDDGFIIDMKAYWGPEDIQSSLNF
- a CDS encoding TetR/AcrR family transcriptional regulator; the encoded protein is MKKSKKREDLLDAAEALFYKQGFHTIGIKQILNEANVATMTMYNHFDSKEELITEVLKRREKIYFDLLKSHTSGQTDVEAYIESLIDFHVDWLVKDGFNGCLFLRAKQEYEGINEDITSLSVEYKQKLIDKISQDLASLNMEDNYSASMQITLILEGATSMFQILGTEVTRRETKKVVSKLIGK
- a CDS encoding MFS transporter, producing MKSRTLIMAGLPMIAVTYGLSRFSFGLMLPYIRESLSISQSVSGVISSLSYFAYCIAIIMAMIFAIKIGSKNIIMIAGLFSITGLGLIAGSTNSLLLGMGVFIAGLSTGLASPPYADIVSTKINPDKKDQTNSWINSGTSIGTAFTGMIALTMTNDWRQVYIIFAIVAFVVLLLNYFSLPRKNISKKEASPLSFFPYKKEWKNAIGLISASILLGISSAAYWTFSRDYIIGIEQLPTLLGDLFWVLIGLSGLAGGMAGYFVSKIGLTKAYVITIVLLSTASLLLGLFPTNTLSGIISPILFGSSYIFVTGLLIVWGTNTFITNASIGLGVPFLLLALGQVIGSIIAGTISEAIGYPFLFIFSALIGYLTIFIWPKEKNEQEAEPLRGLQ
- the hmpA gene encoding NO-inducible flavohemoprotein is translated as MLNTTVPLDKRTTEIIKTTVPVLKEHGETITKHFYKLLLENNPELRNVFNQTNQRKGAQSKALANTVYAAAANIEKLEEILPHVKQIAHKHTSLNIKPEQYPIVGKYLLIAIKEVLGDAATDEIIEAWEKAYFVIADIFISVEKEMYNEKENKIGGWTGFRDFMIIKKVKESKDITSFYLKPVDNLPISTFKPGQYITIKAQVENELYDHLRQYSLSTAPDNNFYRISVKREASSHPFGIVSNYLHDSVEEGSVLPISAPAGDFVLDERDHRPLVLISGGVGLTPIMSMLESVVELQPNRNVIFIHAAKSIDHQAMRERVSEIANSYEQVKQYVVFSNPKNGTDGDKQGYIDCDWLEEVIPTKNAAFYLCGPKPFMSAINHDLQIMDVSDKDIHMELFGPLEPIAK
- the nsrR gene encoding nitric oxide-sensing transcriptional repressor NsrR; translated protein: MNLKKYTDYALRVLIFTGLKSDQELANIKEIAEVYQISQEHLRKVVHELTKKELVVTIRGRNGGIKLAKPASEINIGHLIRQLENDFVLLECFDKGTNHCVISPGCTLKHVINKALVAFFKVLEEYTLEDLIKNEEELLALMGIEKND
- a CDS encoding DUF488 domain-containing protein, with amino-acid sequence MPIVLQRIYEHSQLDGYRVLVDRVWPRGISKVTANLDDWAKDITPSPTLRKWFNHEPEKFDQFKKEYKKELLENQSKINKLLNLKEIQENQNLILLYAAKDKKHNHVLVLKEVLENYQL
- a CDS encoding sigma factor-like helix-turn-helix DNA-binding protein; its protein translation is MCARPSTSFREEKQDFLKMYQQLSYYCFFLSQNKWDGEELLQDTIVNALAKYNDSHLWNIGLLKKIAHNNWIDKMRRQRTAPIPQFEHEQIHEEKHGEAEALVRMLLTKLTEKQLSVFLLKEVFNFKNLEIADICGASEVAIKALLYRCRKHISEFDMTDVFCEDSIKEKHAKDFITLVVGVIKADDPYLLIKWIPTLFKENHQVKMLSVKSSTSPCCALSMAA
- the clpP gene encoding ATP-dependent Clp endopeptidase proteolytic subunit ClpP translates to MNTVPYVIEQSNRGERSYDIFSRLLKDRIIMVSDEINDQMANSIVAQLLFLAAEDADKDISLYINSPGGSTSAGFAIFDTMQYIKPDVRTICTGMAASFGAMLLLAGAKGKRFALPNSEIMLHQPLGGARGQATEIDISAKRIIKLREKINQIIAERTGQSVEKVRKDTDRDYFLTAKEAKEYGLIDEII
- a CDS encoding acyl-CoA dehydrogenase family protein; translated protein: MNNLLDLNTTDKRIQLLKNTVASFNERAQKHDKDVSFPFENFKDLQSIGYPSLTIPKEYGGAGISLDELLTYQEIISNADGSTALSIGWHMGIMKYLGENKIWKEEMYSAVANDVIQNGALLNNAATEPATGSPTRGGKPETHAIKQGNKWIINGRKTFTTLSPILTYFVVSATIDETGEVGNFLIKRDKQGVKVEETWDSIAMRGSGSHDLVLKNVHLDEKDLVEMLSSKKRKPAGWLLHIPACYLGIAQAAQKEAIQFAMNYSPNSIEGTISDLPNVKQKMGDLELLLMESKHFLHSIAQQWDNGDENIRVAMGPELGAAKLSVTNKAAQAVDLAMRIVGAKSLSEKNNLQRYYRDVRAGLHNPPMDDMTIIQLADRSMKKNN
- a CDS encoding TetR/AcrR family transcriptional regulator, which encodes MVRSKEQNERMSHVTREKIIEAALSLFAYKGYALTTIKDVSKTAGISTGLIYRHFHSKEELFDTLIEMAIIEIKELINFLDTDINPKDMINSLVEKIIAGIESSELIAHYYLLVSRSFIDNDVTKQQENLKTINLILFQKMSNLIEKGQQLGELKEGNADKLSLLFFSLTQGIASMKLFLEDKFIALESQDLTVFLINEEKGEEYV